One Aphidius gifuensis isolate YNYX2018 linkage group LG3, ASM1490517v1, whole genome shotgun sequence DNA window includes the following coding sequences:
- the LOC122852410 gene encoding uncharacterized protein LOC122852410, with product MIFSFAIVVFVISCANALPEFHHSPSSYKDGVKWEINEDNIKHHTIFRTGPYFGKLPFNQHQYYQPAQLKYYKSAPSILPKKFGVSSYSTYDGQHVDLKHIGQYDASIDYGKNQQHSAYTHGRPQGYYYPKPITGQC from the exons atgaTTTTTAGCTTTGCAATTGTTGTATTCGTTATAAGTTGTGCAAATGCATTACCTGAATTTCATCATTCCCCATCATCATATAAAGACGGTGTAAAATGGGAAATAAATGAAGACAATATAAAACATCATACAATCTTTAGGACAGGACCATACTTTGGAAAACTACCATTCAatcaacatcaatattatcaaccAGCTCAATTGAAATACTACAAATCTGCCCCATCAATTTTACCTAAAAAATTTGGGGTATCATCATACTCAACCTATGATGGTCAACATGTAGACCTTAAACACATTGGACAATATGATGCATCAATAGATTATGGAAAGAATCAACAACACAGTGCTTACACCCATGGACGc cCTCAGGGATACTATTATCCAAAACCAATTACTGGACAGTGTTAA